Proteins co-encoded in one Meiothermus sp. genomic window:
- a CDS encoding VanW family protein, protein MRRGLLIGLGIFTGLVLGWAGFERYHHNRVFAGVEAAGVRVGGLTLEEATARIAAETQNIAPPRLTLKAGDKALEVSASELGWKPDARATAERAFAIGRNRLAERIAALRGQIQIPLVPSVDPVALEKRLQAIAQSLEYAPINARVVFKDGQYTVTPEKAGLKLDIQTAIETYIKYPEQTVLEFFPKAITPRVTAAMLEPVARKANELLRPITLVYTEAPPAGKRKVYTRTLTVAEVASLLQVGEEIGVDSKALSKILAQIAARHDRLPLDARYTLGPEGQLAVRPEVNGWKMNQLESRKRLELALLRPDLSEFYLTVVPKAAQVRAADLPKAENLQLLAEATTHYGGSSPERIANVHAAARNLDGYVVPAGGIFNFNDAIGSISPENGFKEALVISEGRTVKGVGGGVCQVSTTAFRALYQAGLPILERNQHAYRVRWYDPIVGYDAAVYQPYLNLRASNDTPGPLVVRTTFTRSSLTVQLYGLPDGRKVVVSKPVILARTPHPPPQYIVDPSLRPGQIKQVDWAVDGFRTRITRTITRSDGRVEVDVLNSNFRPWRAVYQVGPQTPIPGNEIASNEP, encoded by the coding sequence ATGAGACGGGGCTTGCTGATTGGCTTGGGCATTTTTACCGGGTTGGTACTGGGCTGGGCTGGATTCGAGCGCTACCACCACAACCGGGTGTTTGCGGGCGTCGAGGCCGCCGGGGTCAGGGTTGGGGGCCTGACCCTGGAGGAGGCCACCGCCAGAATTGCCGCAGAAACACAAAACATCGCCCCACCCCGGCTCACCCTCAAGGCGGGGGACAAGGCCCTCGAGGTCTCGGCCAGCGAGCTGGGCTGGAAACCCGACGCCAGGGCCACCGCCGAGCGCGCCTTTGCGATAGGCCGCAACCGTTTGGCCGAGCGTATCGCCGCCCTGCGCGGACAGATCCAAATTCCTTTGGTTCCCAGCGTAGACCCGGTCGCGCTAGAGAAGCGGTTGCAAGCAATCGCCCAGTCTCTCGAGTACGCCCCCATCAACGCCAGGGTGGTGTTCAAGGACGGGCAGTACACCGTCACACCCGAAAAGGCCGGTTTGAAGCTGGATATCCAGACCGCCATCGAGACCTATATCAAATATCCCGAGCAGACCGTGCTCGAGTTTTTCCCTAAAGCCATCACCCCCCGCGTTACCGCCGCCATGCTCGAGCCCGTGGCCCGCAAGGCCAACGAACTCCTGCGGCCCATTACCCTGGTGTATACCGAAGCTCCCCCCGCTGGCAAAAGAAAGGTGTACACGCGCACCTTAACTGTGGCTGAGGTGGCCTCGTTGTTGCAGGTTGGAGAAGAAATCGGGGTCGATTCCAAAGCCCTGAGCAAAATTCTGGCCCAAATTGCCGCCCGCCACGACCGCCTACCCCTGGATGCCCGCTATACCCTGGGCCCCGAAGGTCAGCTCGCGGTACGGCCCGAGGTCAATGGCTGGAAGATGAACCAGCTCGAGAGCCGCAAACGCCTCGAGTTAGCGCTTCTGCGACCCGACCTGAGCGAGTTCTACCTGACCGTAGTACCCAAAGCCGCCCAGGTGCGGGCCGCCGATTTGCCGAAAGCCGAGAATCTTCAGCTCCTGGCTGAAGCCACCACGCACTACGGCGGCTCGAGCCCCGAGCGTATTGCCAACGTACACGCCGCCGCCCGCAACCTCGACGGCTATGTGGTGCCCGCGGGAGGCATCTTCAATTTCAACGACGCTATCGGCAGCATCAGCCCCGAAAACGGCTTCAAGGAGGCTTTGGTCATCTCCGAAGGCCGCACCGTCAAGGGGGTGGGAGGTGGGGTCTGCCAGGTCTCCACCACAGCCTTCCGGGCTTTGTACCAGGCCGGGCTGCCCATCCTCGAGCGCAATCAGCACGCCTACCGGGTGCGCTGGTACGACCCCATCGTGGGCTACGACGCCGCAGTGTACCAGCCCTACCTGAACCTTCGGGCCAGCAACGACACCCCCGGCCCGTTGGTTGTGCGTACCACGTTTACCCGATCCAGCCTCACAGTGCAGCTATACGGCCTTCCCGACGGCCGCAAGGTGGTGGTCTCCAAGCCCGTCATCCTGGCCCGCACCCCCCACCCACCTCCGCAGTACATCGTAGATCCCAGCCTGCGCCCCGGGCAGATTAAGCAGGTGGACTGGGCCGTGGATGGCTTCCGCACCCGCATCACCCGCACCATCACCCGCTCCGATGGGCGGGTGGAGGTGGACGTACTCAACTCCAACTTCCGCCCCTGGCGGGCAGTGTACCAGGTGGGGCCTCAAACACCGATACCAGGGAATGAGATAGCCTCGAACGAACCCTAG
- a CDS encoding diguanylate cyclase yields MLFLIWLMRPEEGFIRWLYPAFILMSVSWAWRLYRGAHLGRIERETIATVTLFFTIKLAYSLFWGDLEQNWVEIESTYWVMAFVMVLLYIVFDARTGLVYSLALAVVTLILGLLRLGGELAQGLYRTEFLAFVRSEMRLFAMAGLLYALAIVKDQLVLANRQVEEMHALARTDPLTGLPNRLALSELLEEASQHMHGLYLVLLDIDRFKQVNDRFGHAAGDEVLREVPRRLRVSMRKEDVLGRWGGEEFMILMRGENQQDVLAAVERLREDISFWPFKLVGPVSASFGVAEGHIGDSIHALVERADRALYEAKRLGRNRVEMSLV; encoded by the coding sequence GTGCTTTTTTTGATTTGGCTGATGCGGCCCGAGGAAGGTTTTATCCGCTGGTTGTACCCGGCTTTTATCCTGATGAGCGTGAGCTGGGCCTGGCGGTTGTATCGAGGGGCCCATCTGGGTCGTATAGAGCGCGAGACTATTGCCACGGTAACGCTTTTTTTTACCATCAAGCTGGCCTATTCCCTGTTCTGGGGCGACCTCGAGCAGAACTGGGTCGAGATCGAGAGCACCTACTGGGTCATGGCGTTTGTCATGGTTTTGCTCTACATCGTCTTTGATGCCCGGACGGGGTTGGTGTATAGCCTGGCCCTGGCCGTGGTGACCCTGATCCTGGGCCTGCTGCGCCTGGGAGGTGAGTTGGCCCAGGGCCTGTACAGAACCGAGTTTCTGGCCTTTGTGCGCTCGGAAATGCGGCTTTTTGCGATGGCAGGTCTGCTGTATGCCCTGGCTATCGTCAAGGACCAGCTTGTCCTGGCCAACCGGCAGGTGGAAGAGATGCACGCCCTGGCCCGCACCGACCCCCTGACCGGGCTGCCCAACCGCCTGGCCCTGAGCGAGCTATTAGAGGAAGCCTCGCAGCATATGCATGGTTTGTATTTGGTGCTACTGGATATCGACCGCTTCAAGCAGGTCAACGACCGCTTTGGTCATGCAGCCGGCGACGAGGTGCTCAGGGAGGTGCCCCGTCGCCTGCGGGTTTCCATGCGCAAGGAGGATGTGCTCGGACGCTGGGGGGGCGAGGAGTTCATGATCTTGATGCGCGGTGAGAACCAGCAGGATGTGCTGGCAGCGGTGGAGCGCTTACGGGAAGACATCTCCTTCTGGCCGTTTAAACTGGTGGGCCCGGTTTCGGCGAGCTTTGGGGTGGCCGAAGGGCATATAGGCGACAGCATTCACGCTCTGGTAGAGCGGGCCGATAGGGCCCTGTACGAGGCCAAGCGCCTGGGCCGCAACCGGGTTGAGATGAGCCTGGTCTAG
- the plsY gene encoding glycerol-3-phosphate 1-O-acyltransferase PlsY, which yields MDWTNWLILLLAYLFGAIPAGAWVARLYGIDIQKVGSGNTGATNILRTLGAGPALVVAAFDVLKGGIAVWLARLVGIEGYLLGGVALAAVLGHNYSVFLRFTGGKGVATSFGTLLFLDPVLALLTFPVGVATMGLTRFVSAGSMIGALTSTVLAVALGRPMWEILTVAVLAALVFWTHRENIKRLQEGNERRLGEKAKVSDDAVTS from the coding sequence GTGGACTGGACAAACTGGCTCATCCTGTTGCTGGCTTACTTGTTTGGTGCGATCCCTGCAGGCGCATGGGTGGCCCGCCTCTACGGGATAGACATTCAGAAAGTGGGCTCCGGAAATACCGGCGCCACCAACATCCTGCGTACCCTCGGGGCAGGCCCGGCGCTGGTGGTGGCAGCCTTCGATGTGCTCAAAGGTGGAATCGCGGTGTGGCTGGCCCGGCTGGTGGGCATTGAAGGCTATTTGCTGGGCGGGGTGGCCCTGGCGGCGGTGCTAGGCCACAACTACTCGGTTTTCCTGCGTTTTACCGGGGGTAAAGGAGTGGCGACTAGCTTTGGCACGCTTTTGTTCCTGGATCCCGTACTGGCCCTCCTCACTTTTCCAGTAGGCGTGGCAACCATGGGACTTACCCGCTTCGTATCGGCGGGTAGCATGATTGGCGCGCTTACATCAACCGTTTTGGCGGTGGCCCTGGGCCGGCCCATGTGGGAGATTCTGACGGTAGCGGTGCTGGCGGCGCTGGTTTTCTGGACCCACCGCGAGAATATCAAGCGTCTGCAAGAAGGCAACGAGCGCCGCCTAGGAGAGAAGGCCAAGGTTTCGGACGACGCCGTTACGTCTTAG
- a CDS encoding sulfite oxidase-like oxidoreductase → MFGNFFKPKAVDQHRVPPGQVLTEKFPVLTYGPTPTVRSEELKFEIKGQVEAPRTLSWVELMALPQSNLTADFHCVTRWSKLDVQWSGVRVPDLMQQVQLKPQARAVLVHCYGGYTTNLSLDDFLRAENILAHTLFGQPLPRDHGGPLRLVVPHLYAWKSAKWVRGLEFLDREELGFWEVNGYHRRGDPWKEERFSD, encoded by the coding sequence ATGTTCGGTAACTTTTTCAAGCCTAAGGCAGTGGATCAACATCGGGTGCCCCCTGGCCAGGTGCTCACCGAAAAATTCCCGGTTCTCACCTACGGCCCCACCCCTACCGTGCGCTCAGAAGAGCTAAAGTTTGAAATCAAAGGCCAGGTTGAGGCGCCCAGAACCCTGAGCTGGGTCGAGCTGATGGCCCTGCCCCAGTCCAACCTGACCGCCGACTTCCACTGCGTGACCCGCTGGAGCAAGCTGGACGTGCAGTGGAGCGGCGTCCGGGTGCCCGACTTAATGCAGCAGGTTCAGCTCAAGCCGCAGGCCAGGGCGGTGCTGGTGCACTGCTACGGGGGCTACACCACCAACCTGAGCCTCGATGACTTTTTGCGCGCAGAGAATATCCTGGCCCATACCCTGTTCGGCCAGCCCCTCCCGCGGGATCACGGCGGCCCTTTGCGCCTGGTGGTGCCGCACCTGTACGCCTGGAAGAGCGCCAAGTGGGTGCGGGGTTTGGAGTTTTTGGACAGGGAGGAACTGGGGTTCTGGGAGGTCAACGGCTACCACCGCCGGGGCGACCCCTGGAAAGAAGAACGCTTTAGCGACTAG
- a CDS encoding DUF190 domain-containing protein, producing MKLQGEAKLVRIFLGESDKWQGRPLYEAIVLEAKKAGLAGATVFRGFMGFGAHSRIHTAKILQLSEDLPICIEIVDSEEKIQGFLPTLDQMVQEGLITMEKVEVIRYRSR from the coding sequence ATGAAGCTACAGGGCGAAGCCAAACTGGTACGCATTTTTCTGGGCGAGTCGGACAAGTGGCAGGGGCGGCCCCTCTACGAAGCGATTGTGCTCGAGGCCAAAAAAGCCGGCCTGGCCGGTGCCACCGTGTTCCGGGGCTTCATGGGCTTTGGAGCCCACTCCCGCATCCACACCGCCAAAATCCTCCAGCTATCCGAAGACCTGCCCATCTGCATCGAAATTGTAGACAGCGAAGAGAAAATCCAGGGCTTTTTGCCTACCCTCGACCAGATGGTGCAGGAAGGCCTAATCACCATGGAAAAGGTCGAGGTGATTCGCTACCGCTCCCGCTAG
- the crcB gene encoding fluoride efflux transporter CrcB: MERYLLVMLGGAIGAMLRYGLGAWVQGLLGPGFPWSTFLINITGSFLIGLVLRLSLEGALSPEWRLFLAVGVLGGYTTFSTFSWETLTLVQQGEWLKAFLYVAGSVVLGFVLVWLAYRWAGRWV; the protein is encoded by the coding sequence GTGGAACGCTACCTGCTGGTCATGCTGGGCGGGGCTATCGGGGCCATGCTGCGCTATGGGCTGGGGGCCTGGGTGCAGGGCCTCTTGGGGCCGGGGTTTCCCTGGAGCACTTTTTTGATCAACATCACCGGCAGCTTTCTGATTGGGCTGGTGCTGCGCCTGAGCCTCGAGGGGGCCCTGAGCCCGGAGTGGCGGCTTTTTCTGGCGGTGGGGGTGCTGGGCGGCTACACCACCTTCTCCACCTTTAGCTGGGAGACCCTGACCCTGGTGCAGCAGGGGGAGTGGCTCAAAGCCTTTTTATATGTGGCCGGCAGTGTGGTGCTGGGGTTTGTCTTGGTCTGGCTGGCCTACCGCTGGGCCGGGAGGTGGGTATGA
- a CDS encoding DUF4384 domain-containing protein codes for MRFLGLSLVLLLLVGCAPQIGISDNQRREWGLQPIIGEFTPDRGEGGKYKLRERVFFSFTLSQPGYVTLVTMDSDGTTVVLERNVQLPAGRHTFPLATDRNAQGQATYLVVPPLGPSRFRLLYTNTPGTNRELFRGKLSNEAFNQHTQAYLSGATVRDVAETWMEAVPQ; via the coding sequence ATGAGATTTCTGGGACTTTCATTGGTCTTGCTACTGCTCGTGGGCTGTGCGCCCCAGATTGGAATAAGCGACAACCAGCGCCGGGAATGGGGCTTGCAGCCTATCATCGGCGAGTTTACCCCCGACCGGGGCGAGGGCGGCAAGTACAAACTGCGCGAGCGGGTGTTTTTTAGCTTTACCCTGAGCCAGCCGGGCTACGTGACCCTGGTGACCATGGACAGCGACGGAACGACGGTGGTGCTCGAGCGCAACGTGCAGTTGCCCGCAGGCCGCCACACCTTCCCCCTGGCCACCGACCGCAACGCCCAGGGCCAGGCCACCTACCTGGTGGTGCCGCCCCTGGGGCCTTCGCGCTTCCGGCTCTTGTATACCAATACGCCCGGCACCAACCGGGAGCTTTTTAGGGGCAAACTCAGCAACGAGGCCTTCAACCAGCACACCCAGGCCTACCTGAGCGGTGCTACAGTGCGCGACGTGGCCGAGACCTGGATGGAGGCGGTACCCCAATGA
- the tgt gene encoding tRNA guanosine(34) transglycosylase Tgt: MFEFAITAQSGRARTGLFHTPHGVVQTPLFMPVGTQGSVKGISPRELKEIGSQIILGNTYHLLLRPGPERVRALGGLHKFAAYDGPWLTDSGGFQVMSLGDLRQISEQGVTFRSHLNGDLIELTPEYSIQVQEALGADIIMAFDECPPYPASPEYLKASIERTLRWLERCLRAKTRPDQALFAIAQGGVDLALRKASAEATVAFDTPGFAIGGLAVGEPKEGMYPAVELSTRLLPEHKPRYLMGVGHPEDLVASVALGVDMFDCVYPTRTGRFGYALVPEGRLNLKLSRYLDDPHPIDPTCDCYACTHYSRAYLAHLVRAEEMLAPRMISLHNLRYLHRLMESARTAIQAGNYGDFAQDFAGQRFGHQIPAWFIRALQEGGHWN; this comes from the coding sequence GTGTTCGAGTTCGCCATTACCGCCCAGTCCGGCCGGGCCCGCACTGGGCTTTTTCACACCCCCCACGGCGTGGTGCAAACCCCCCTGTTCATGCCAGTTGGCACCCAGGGCAGCGTGAAGGGCATCAGCCCCCGCGAGCTTAAGGAGATCGGCTCACAGATTATTCTGGGCAACACCTACCACCTGCTGCTGCGGCCCGGCCCCGAGCGGGTGCGGGCCCTGGGTGGGCTGCATAAATTCGCCGCCTACGACGGCCCCTGGCTCACCGACTCGGGCGGTTTTCAGGTGATGAGCCTGGGCGACCTGCGCCAGATTAGCGAGCAGGGCGTCACCTTTCGCAGCCACCTCAACGGCGACCTGATCGAGCTAACCCCCGAGTACAGCATCCAGGTGCAGGAAGCCCTGGGGGCCGATATCATCATGGCCTTCGACGAGTGCCCCCCCTACCCGGCCAGCCCGGAGTACCTCAAGGCCTCCATCGAACGCACCCTGCGCTGGCTCGAGCGCTGCCTCAGGGCCAAAACCCGGCCCGACCAGGCCCTGTTTGCCATTGCCCAGGGCGGGGTTGACCTGGCCCTGCGTAAAGCCAGCGCCGAGGCCACGGTAGCCTTCGATACCCCCGGTTTCGCCATTGGCGGACTGGCCGTGGGGGAGCCCAAGGAGGGGATGTACCCGGCGGTGGAGCTTTCCACCCGGCTATTGCCCGAGCACAAGCCCCGCTACCTGATGGGGGTGGGCCACCCCGAGGATCTGGTGGCCTCGGTGGCGCTGGGGGTGGATATGTTCGACTGCGTCTACCCCACCCGCACCGGGCGCTTTGGCTATGCCCTGGTGCCCGAGGGGCGGCTCAACCTCAAGCTCTCGCGCTACCTCGACGACCCCCACCCCATTGACCCCACGTGCGACTGCTACGCCTGCACCCACTACAGCCGGGCCTACCTGGCCCATCTGGTGCGGGCCGAGGAGATGCTGGCCCCCCGCATGATCTCGCTGCACAACCTGCGCTACCTGCACCGCCTGATGGAGAGCGCCCGCACGGCTATCCAGGCCGGTAACTACGGCGATTTCGCCCAGGACTTTGCCGGCCAGCGCTTTGGGCACCAGATTCCAGCGTGGTTTATCCGAGCCCTCCAAGAAGGTGGGCACTGGAACTAA
- a CDS encoding SWIM zinc finger domain-containing protein, translated as MRLELESLLELADEGVRARGEALFLRGAVLEAARSRGRLQARVQGSAPFPYRVEISLGQGRWACTCPYAWGPVCKHVVAVALAALEAPEIFTRKKLGRRTPVNLQPMLELSDDELLRFLWQLAEARPELMHEFAYNLMQRFE; from the coding sequence GTGCGTCTGGAACTGGAAAGCCTGCTCGAGCTGGCCGATGAGGGGGTGCGGGCGCGGGGCGAGGCGCTTTTTTTGCGGGGGGCGGTGCTCGAGGCCGCCCGGAGCCGGGGCCGCCTGCAGGCGCGGGTACAGGGGAGCGCCCCTTTTCCTTACCGGGTCGAGATTAGCCTGGGCCAGGGCCGGTGGGCCTGTACCTGCCCCTATGCCTGGGGGCCGGTGTGCAAGCACGTGGTGGCGGTGGCCCTGGCCGCCTTAGAAGCCCCCGAGATCTTCACCCGCAAAAAGCTGGGCCGGCGCACACCCGTGAATCTGCAGCCGATGCTCGAGCTGTCCGACGACGAACTGCTGCGCTTCTTGTGGCAACTGGCCGAGGCGCGTCCCGAGCTTATGCATGAGTTTGCCTACAACCTGATGCAGCGCTTTGAGTGA
- a CDS encoding ABC transporter permease subunit: MQARHLPSTPEEHLELESPPTVIRLSGLGVQFDGREVLKGVDLEVRKGEFIAIIGPSGGGKSTLLRVIAGLQKAHQGRVEVAGQPAMVFQDYRLLPWRTVEQNIRLPIELTGRGKIETHLGMKPYLKLYPHQLSGGMKARVAIARALAQEAEVLLMDEPFAALDALVRERFNLELKQLHERTGKTILFVTHSIREAVYLADRVVVLTGGRIDTILETKDQGRITAFTDGLEAELRERLGVVDSTFIEPPPKPLRPPWEIFGVLGLGSLFFLIWSLLAARIPLFVPSPAQVGQAMAANFSLLLQSAWATLEVAFLGIAGSLLLGLPLGYAMGRSRALERLFSPFIVALQAVPTIIIAPLLVIWFGYGLSSKTITVILISIFPVLVSTMVGVREVDRVYREVFQTMGASAWGVFSKLEFPGALPVVLGGLRLTVSLALIGAVVAEFVFGGAGLGYLANSERLNFRYANAFAAVGVTVVLGIALYGLVAWLESYVLRYRRR; encoded by the coding sequence ATGCAGGCCCGGCATCTACCGTCCACCCCAGAAGAGCATCTCGAGCTGGAAAGCCCCCCCACGGTCATTCGGCTTTCTGGTCTCGGGGTTCAGTTCGATGGGCGCGAGGTGCTCAAGGGCGTAGACCTCGAGGTGCGGAAGGGCGAGTTTATCGCCATCATCGGGCCTTCCGGTGGGGGCAAGAGCACCCTTTTGCGGGTGATTGCGGGTTTGCAAAAAGCCCACCAGGGCCGGGTGGAGGTGGCGGGGCAGCCAGCCATGGTCTTCCAGGATTATCGGTTGTTGCCCTGGCGCACCGTGGAGCAGAACATCCGGCTTCCCATCGAGCTCACCGGGCGCGGAAAAATCGAGACCCATCTGGGCATGAAGCCCTACCTGAAGCTTTACCCCCACCAGCTTTCCGGTGGGATGAAGGCCCGGGTCGCCATCGCCCGTGCCCTGGCCCAGGAGGCCGAGGTGCTCCTGATGGACGAGCCCTTTGCGGCGCTGGATGCGTTGGTGCGGGAGCGCTTCAACCTCGAGCTCAAGCAACTGCACGAGCGCACCGGCAAAACCATTTTGTTTGTGACCCACAGCATCCGCGAGGCGGTATACCTGGCCGACCGGGTGGTGGTGCTGACCGGAGGCCGGATTGACACCATCCTGGAGACCAAAGACCAGGGCCGCATTACCGCTTTTACCGACGGCCTCGAGGCCGAGCTACGCGAGCGGCTGGGGGTGGTGGACTCCACCTTTATCGAGCCGCCGCCCAAGCCCCTGCGCCCGCCCTGGGAGATCTTCGGGGTGCTGGGCCTGGGTAGCCTGTTTTTCCTGATCTGGAGCCTTCTGGCCGCACGAATACCGCTGTTTGTCCCCTCCCCGGCGCAGGTGGGGCAGGCCATGGCGGCCAACTTCTCCTTGCTGCTGCAAAGCGCCTGGGCGACGCTCGAGGTGGCCTTCTTAGGCATCGCTGGCTCGCTTTTGCTGGGGCTGCCGCTGGGGTATGCCATGGGGCGCAGCCGGGCCCTGGAGCGGTTGTTTTCGCCTTTCATTGTGGCTTTGCAGGCGGTGCCCACCATCATCATCGCGCCCTTGCTGGTGATCTGGTTCGGTTATGGACTTAGCTCCAAGACCATCACCGTGATCCTCATCTCGATTTTTCCCGTTCTGGTGAGCACCATGGTGGGGGTGCGGGAGGTGGATCGGGTCTACCGCGAGGTCTTCCAGACCATGGGGGCGAGTGCCTGGGGGGTGTTTAGCAAGCTCGAGTTCCCCGGGGCTTTGCCAGTGGTGCTGGGGGGGCTGCGCCTCACGGTCTCGCTGGCCTTGATTGGGGCGGTGGTGGCCGAGTTCGTGTTTGGCGGGGCCGGCTTGGGCTACCTGGCCAACAGCGAGCGGCTCAACTTCCGCTACGCCAACGCCTTTGCTGCGGTGGGGGTTACGGTGGTGCTGGGCATTGCCCTGTACGGGCTGGTGGCCTGGCTGGAAAGCTACGTGCTGCGCTACCGGCGGCGCTAG
- a CDS encoding ABC transporter substrate-binding protein → MRKLVLLLMVLLSLGMAQTQKVRVGLGYIPDVQFAPFYAAVVEGLYARQGLEVEFQHGFVSELYPLLAQGRLDFVVGDAEDVIALRTQNPQVTPFKYVMAMYQSVPNALFSLAEKNIRSVRDLKGKTIGMPGMFGVSLTSLQAILRAAGLKESDVKILQIGFTQAEAVVSGRVDVAMGFINNEPVFLREKGVKLNVIPAGPYNRSPGNGVITTDRVLENPDRVRRFLAASQEGLALTLREPQRAFEAARRFVPNLGQERMAVLQASIRLYESPYTRQNGLGFSNPQAWVSSLNLLKSTGRIKTDLPASTFYTNEFLQPGVQARMP, encoded by the coding sequence ATGCGCAAACTTGTACTGTTGCTAATGGTCTTGTTGTCGCTCGGAATGGCCCAAACCCAAAAGGTGCGGGTGGGTCTGGGTTATATCCCGGATGTGCAGTTTGCCCCGTTTTACGCAGCGGTGGTGGAGGGCCTGTATGCCAGACAGGGCCTCGAGGTCGAGTTTCAGCACGGCTTCGTGAGCGAGCTGTATCCCCTGCTGGCCCAGGGTCGGCTCGACTTTGTGGTAGGGGACGCCGAGGATGTAATCGCACTGCGCACGCAGAACCCCCAGGTCACCCCCTTCAAGTACGTGATGGCCATGTACCAGTCGGTGCCCAATGCCCTGTTTTCCCTGGCCGAGAAAAACATCCGCTCGGTGCGCGACCTTAAGGGCAAAACCATCGGCATGCCGGGTATGTTTGGGGTCTCGCTAACCTCGCTCCAGGCCATCCTGCGGGCTGCCGGCCTCAAGGAAAGCGACGTCAAAATTCTGCAAATCGGCTTTACCCAGGCCGAGGCGGTGGTCTCGGGCCGGGTGGATGTGGCCATGGGTTTTATCAACAACGAGCCGGTCTTCCTGCGTGAAAAAGGCGTAAAACTCAACGTGATACCCGCCGGCCCCTACAACCGCAGCCCCGGCAACGGCGTCATCACCACCGACCGGGTGCTGGAAAACCCCGACCGCGTGCGCCGCTTTCTGGCCGCCTCGCAGGAGGGCCTGGCCCTGACCCTGCGCGAACCCCAGCGGGCTTTCGAGGCCGCCCGGCGCTTCGTACCCAACCTGGGCCAGGAGCGCATGGCCGTTTTGCAAGCCTCCATCCGGCTCTACGAGTCGCCCTATACCCGCCAGAATGGGCTGGGTTTCAGCAACCCCCAGGCCTGGGTGAGCAGCCTCAACCTGCTGAAATCCACCGGCCGGATCAAGACCGATCTGCCGGCCAGCACCTTCTACACCAACGAGTTTTTGCAGCCCGGCGTGCAGGCCCGGATGCCCTGA